In the genome of Thermoanaerobacterium sp. PSU-2, one region contains:
- a CDS encoding BglG family transcription antiterminator, translated as MKELSRRQLEIFKKVLSKEISSLDDIVVLYKLSKRTVYREINAINEYIKEYNLKLKNDDGVLVLEGTDNDIEKFKFDVIGYRPSIDADKRRKLILSELLQMKEPVKLEYFAKEYNVTTATISYDIKEIDKWLNKQNVTIVTKPGVGIYVKGDESNIRRAIINFLYDNVETKDLIEFLNKGYNNINKLSEDINDRLLRLIDYDTVLKIEKAIQKLEKSLDYELAESSYMGLTVHLALALKRIKEGEKIKIGNESLYELRKSDEYKFAEMLARFLEEEFDISIPEDEIGYITIHLQGARYRANTEDVNDELLNEILHEMVSVAEDEFGTDLKGDTMLLSGLKTHLRPTIFRLRMGLAIRNPLINDIKERYSGLFEKCISIANVIKDKLNVDVPDDEIGYIAMHFGASIARKSDMMKRHNILVVCASGIGTSRMLLSKLQMFPQLNIVDTVSSLRVKDFKDRDDIDLIVSTIPLDIKDKETIIVNPLLLDEDVKKLKDALNTDFIMDFSEKKVIGDRYKELEHIAWYGKRIIELCDFLKLKDVYGKNSKDIIDFLLEDFAGNDGINNEKIKQIEDKLLGRESLGKIILPGKGFVIYHCTASDLVEPILVFGKVKSHVKMKNLINEYEIIKTAFLMVAPDDDKMWIEILGDLSVSFIESKDLVKNLNEINKIDEAKEFVKKALMDKYYDEIKRNLVGD; from the coding sequence ATGAAAGAGTTAAGTAGGCGCCAATTAGAAATCTTCAAAAAGGTTCTTTCAAAAGAAATTTCCAGTTTGGACGATATCGTCGTTTTGTACAAGTTAAGCAAAAGGACTGTTTACAGAGAAATAAATGCAATAAATGAATATATAAAAGAATACAATTTGAAGCTTAAAAATGACGATGGAGTACTAGTTTTAGAAGGAACTGATAATGATATCGAAAAATTCAAATTCGATGTAATAGGTTATAGGCCAAGCATTGACGCTGATAAAAGGCGAAAGTTGATACTATCTGAGCTTTTGCAGATGAAAGAACCTGTAAAACTTGAGTACTTCGCTAAAGAATACAATGTGACTACGGCAACAATAAGCTATGACATTAAAGAGATCGATAAGTGGCTAAACAAGCAAAATGTTACAATTGTAACTAAGCCTGGTGTTGGCATATACGTAAAAGGCGATGAAAGCAATATAAGAAGGGCCATAATAAATTTTCTGTATGACAATGTGGAGACAAAAGACCTAATTGAGTTTTTAAATAAAGGGTACAATAATATAAACAAGCTTAGTGAAGACATAAATGATAGATTACTCAGGCTTATAGACTACGATACGGTTTTAAAGATAGAGAAGGCTATACAAAAATTGGAGAAATCCCTTGATTACGAATTAGCAGAAAGCTCCTACATGGGGCTTACGGTACATCTGGCATTGGCGCTAAAAAGAATAAAAGAAGGCGAAAAGATAAAAATAGGTAATGAAAGCCTCTATGAGCTTAGGAAGTCAGATGAGTATAAGTTTGCAGAAATGCTTGCCAGGTTTCTGGAGGAAGAATTCGATATTTCTATTCCAGAAGATGAAATCGGATATATAACGATTCATCTACAAGGAGCAAGGTATAGGGCAAATACCGAAGACGTAAATGACGAGTTGTTAAATGAAATACTGCATGAGATGGTCAGCGTTGCAGAAGATGAATTTGGCACTGATCTTAAAGGCGATACGATGCTTTTAAGCGGTTTAAAGACGCACTTAAGGCCTACTATCTTTAGACTTCGCATGGGTCTTGCGATTAGAAATCCGCTTATAAATGACATAAAAGAACGGTACAGCGGCTTATTTGAAAAATGTATATCTATTGCAAATGTGATTAAAGACAAGCTTAATGTTGATGTGCCTGATGATGAAATTGGCTATATTGCGATGCATTTTGGCGCATCTATAGCAAGAAAAAGCGATATGATGAAAAGGCACAATATTTTAGTCGTGTGTGCCAGCGGCATAGGGACATCGAGGATGCTTCTATCTAAGCTTCAGATGTTTCCACAATTGAATATTGTAGATACAGTTTCCAGCTTGAGAGTTAAAGACTTTAAAGATAGAGATGATATTGACTTGATAGTGTCTACAATTCCGCTGGACATAAAGGACAAAGAGACAATAATAGTCAATCCGCTGCTTTTAGATGAAGACGTAAAAAAACTGAAAGACGCTTTAAACACAGATTTTATAATGGACTTCTCGGAGAAAAAAGTCATAGGCGACAGGTACAAAGAATTGGAACACATTGCGTGGTATGGCAAAAGGATAATTGAGCTATGCGATTTCCTTAAGCTTAAAGATGTCTATGGCAAAAACTCAAAAGACATCATAGATTTTCTCTTAGAAGATTTTGCTGGTAATGATGGAATCAATAATGAGAAGATAAAGCAGATAGAGGATAAGCTTTTGGGAAGAGAAAGCCTTGGGAAGATAATACTTCCAGGGAAAGGGTTTGTAATCTACCACTGTACAGCATCTGATTTGGTGGAGCCAATCCTCGTCTTTGGAAAAGTGAAAAGCCATGTCAAGATGAAAAATTTGATTAACGAGTATGAAATCATAAAGACAGCTTTTCTAATGGTTGCACCGGATGACGACAAGATGTGGATAGAGATACTTGGCGATTTAAGTGTTTCATTTATTGAAAGCAAAGACTTGGTAAAAAATCTCAATGAGATTAACAAAATTGATGAGGCGAAGGAATTTGTGAAGAAGGCCTTGATGGATAAGTATTACGATGAAATAAAGAGAAATCTTGTAGGTGATTAA
- a CDS encoding PTS transporter subunit EIIC: MNERLTNNWFMKWMESSLMPVLARIAQNVILQSIRDAFSSFALPVILTGSLFLIIANPPLAEGANWGPIVAWANAIKPIAGQLMIPFNLSFGIMALMVAFGTAYSLATRWDLDEAMTGIISMLAFLVTTFPASDVTKVSFGDVLNYLGGQGLFVAIIIGVLTAVVVRFFNKQGLVIRMPEAVPPYVVRSFMALVPMFVMVVSAWIVEWIVWANFKVTLPQLVIELFKPLVAASNSYWAALAEIILMMLLWSLGIHGMNVVSSIAYPFWMSQLAANVKALNAHQPMTGIVTEPFFHMFTHLGGSGTTWPLVIMFLFSASKQLKTIGTAELIPAIFNINEPLIFGAPIVLNPILMIPFIIAPAAVVTINYIAFHFHLVTGPLYQLPFTVPVFIGGFISSGLDWRGPILQLVNLIVAGIIYYPFFKMYEAQLLKNERELEEK; the protein is encoded by the coding sequence ATGAACGAAAGACTTACTAACAATTGGTTTATGAAATGGATGGAGTCATCTTTGATGCCTGTACTGGCAAGGATTGCTCAAAATGTCATACTTCAATCTATAAGAGATGCTTTTTCAAGTTTCGCATTGCCAGTTATATTGACAGGTTCATTGTTTTTGATAATAGCCAATCCACCACTTGCAGAAGGCGCAAATTGGGGTCCTATTGTGGCGTGGGCAAATGCTATTAAGCCTATTGCTGGCCAGTTGATGATTCCTTTTAACTTATCGTTTGGCATTATGGCTTTGATGGTTGCATTTGGTACAGCATATAGTTTGGCTACTCGCTGGGATCTTGATGAAGCAATGACAGGTATTATTTCCATGTTAGCATTTTTAGTAACAACATTCCCAGCATCAGACGTTACAAAAGTAAGTTTCGGTGATGTTTTAAATTACCTTGGTGGACAAGGTTTGTTTGTAGCTATAATAATAGGCGTGTTGACAGCAGTTGTGGTTAGATTCTTCAATAAGCAAGGCCTTGTAATAAGGATGCCTGAAGCCGTGCCACCTTATGTTGTAAGAAGCTTTATGGCACTTGTACCGATGTTTGTCATGGTAGTATCGGCTTGGATAGTAGAGTGGATCGTATGGGCTAACTTCAAAGTCACATTGCCACAGTTAGTAATAGAGCTATTTAAGCCGCTTGTTGCAGCATCAAATAGCTATTGGGCAGCTTTAGCTGAGATAATCCTTATGATGCTTTTGTGGTCACTTGGAATCCACGGCATGAATGTCGTATCATCTATAGCATATCCTTTCTGGATGAGTCAGCTTGCTGCAAATGTAAAAGCATTAAATGCACATCAACCTATGACAGGTATCGTCACAGAACCATTCTTCCATATGTTCACACACCTTGGTGGTTCAGGTACAACATGGCCTCTTGTCATAATGTTCTTGTTTTCAGCATCAAAACAGCTTAAGACGATAGGTACAGCAGAGCTTATCCCTGCTATATTCAATATAAATGAACCGCTTATTTTCGGTGCTCCAATAGTTTTAAATCCTATATTGATGATACCATTTATAATTGCACCTGCAGCGGTTGTTACGATAAACTACATCGCATTCCATTTCCACTTAGTAACAGGACCATTGTACCAGCTTCCATTTACAGTTCCTGTATTTATAGGTGGTTTCATATCAAGTGGTCTTGACTGGAGAGGACCGATTCTACAGCTTGTAAACCTGATTGTAGCAGGTATCATATACTATCCATTCTTCAAAATGTATGAAGCACAGCTTTTGAAGAATGAAAGAGAGCTTGAGGAAAAATAA
- a CDS encoding PTS lactose/cellobiose transporter subunit IIA, with amino-acid sequence MELEQIIYNLVLHGGNARGEAYEALDAAEKGDFESAEKHLEKADEEFYAGHDYQNALVQGEQSETPNFLVIHAQDQLMTALAEKNLIRRLVDLYKRLDALEKKVK; translated from the coding sequence ATGGAATTAGAGCAAATTATATACAATTTAGTCTTGCACGGTGGGAACGCCAGAGGCGAGGCTTATGAAGCATTAGATGCAGCAGAAAAAGGGGATTTTGAATCTGCCGAGAAGCATCTAGAAAAGGCTGATGAGGAATTTTACGCAGGCCATGATTATCAAAACGCATTGGTGCAAGGTGAACAAAGCGAAACACCTAATTTCCTTGTTATACACGCTCAAGACCAGCTTATGACGGCTCTTGCAGAAAAGAACCTCATAAGAAGACTTGTGGATCTTTACAAGAGGTTAGATGCCCTTGAAAAGAAGGTAAAATAA
- the gatA gene encoding Asp-tRNA(Asn)/Glu-tRNA(Gln) amidotransferase subunit GatA, which translates to MELHELTIHELNELLRKKEVSAVDVTKAYLKRINEVEPKVDALICETDDFALKKAEEADKMIKDGNINDLTGIPVVIKDNMCTENIKTTCASKMLEDFIPPYNATVVENLNSLGAVMVGKANLDEFAMGSSTENSAFKTTKNPWDLERVPGGSSGGSAASVAADECAFSLGSDTGGSIRQPASLCGVVGMKPTYGLVSRYGLVAFASSLDQIGPITKDVTDCAIVLNAIAGHDPKDSTSVDNVRKSDYKEFLKDDIKGMKIGFAKEFFREGLDEGVKKSIEDALKTFEELGAEIREISLKYMDYALAAYYIVASAEASSNLARYDGIRYGHAAEKYEDLIDMYMVSRSEGFGKEVKRRIMLGTYALSSGYYDAYYNKALKVRTLIKQDYEKAFQDVDVIVGPTSPTTAFKIGERVEDPLAMYLADVYTVPVNIAGLPGLSLPCGLSDGLPVGLQIVGKHFDEGTILNAAYAFEKALSFNAKPSFKGGAK; encoded by the coding sequence ATGGAATTGCATGAATTAACAATACATGAGCTTAATGAACTTTTAAGGAAAAAAGAAGTAAGCGCTGTAGATGTGACTAAGGCGTATTTAAAAAGAATAAATGAAGTTGAACCAAAAGTAGACGCGTTGATATGCGAAACAGATGATTTTGCGCTTAAAAAAGCCGAAGAAGCTGACAAAATGATTAAAGATGGAAACATAAATGACTTGACAGGTATACCTGTTGTCATAAAGGACAATATGTGCACAGAGAACATAAAAACTACGTGTGCATCGAAAATGCTTGAAGATTTCATTCCTCCTTATAATGCAACAGTGGTGGAGAACCTTAACAGTCTTGGTGCTGTAATGGTGGGAAAGGCAAATTTGGATGAATTTGCGATGGGCTCATCTACCGAAAATTCAGCTTTCAAGACGACTAAAAACCCATGGGACTTGGAAAGAGTGCCTGGAGGTTCATCTGGAGGTTCTGCTGCATCAGTTGCTGCTGATGAGTGTGCATTTTCACTTGGATCTGATACAGGTGGTTCTATAAGGCAGCCTGCGTCATTATGCGGTGTCGTTGGCATGAAACCTACATATGGCCTTGTTTCCAGATATGGACTTGTCGCTTTTGCGTCATCTTTAGATCAAATAGGCCCTATCACAAAAGACGTGACAGACTGTGCTATTGTGCTAAATGCCATTGCGGGTCATGATCCAAAAGATTCTACTTCTGTAGACAACGTAAGAAAAAGTGATTATAAGGAATTCCTGAAAGACGATATAAAGGGAATGAAGATAGGATTTGCAAAAGAATTCTTTAGAGAAGGGCTTGATGAAGGAGTAAAGAAATCCATTGAAGACGCGTTAAAGACATTTGAGGAGTTAGGAGCCGAAATAAGGGAAATAAGCCTTAAATACATGGATTATGCGCTGGCGGCGTATTACATAGTAGCATCTGCAGAGGCAAGTTCAAATTTGGCCAGATATGATGGCATACGGTATGGCCACGCAGCAGAAAAATACGAAGACCTTATCGATATGTACATGGTATCCAGAAGCGAAGGCTTTGGAAAAGAAGTAAAGAGAAGGATAATGTTAGGCACATACGCATTAAGTTCGGGGTATTATGATGCGTACTACAACAAAGCGCTGAAAGTAAGGACACTTATTAAACAGGATTATGAGAAGGCTTTTCAAGATGTGGATGTGATAGTTGGCCCAACGTCGCCTACGACGGCTTTTAAAATCGGTGAAAGAGTTGAAGATCCATTGGCAATGTACTTGGCTGATGTATATACGGTTCCAGTTAATATAGCGGGACTTCCGGGATTGTCGCTGCCTTGTGGACTTTCAGATGGACTTCCTGTAGGCCTTCAGATCGTCGGTAAGCATTTTGATGAAGGAACGATATTAAATGCAGCATATGCTTTTGAAAAAGCTTTAAGCTTTAATGCAAAACCAAGTTTTAAAGGTGGTGCTAAATGA
- the gatC gene encoding Asp-tRNA(Asn)/Glu-tRNA(Gln) amidotransferase subunit GatC, which produces MSITKDQVIHVSKLARLKFSDDELEKFSHQLDSIIKYVDKLNELNTDGVEPTAHIVPISNVFREDEVVPSMDREKILMNAKEKEDGCFKVPKIIE; this is translated from the coding sequence ATGTCAATTACAAAAGACCAAGTTATCCACGTATCAAAATTAGCAAGGCTTAAATTTTCTGATGACGAGTTAGAGAAATTTTCTCATCAGCTTGATAGCATTATAAAATATGTGGACAAGTTAAATGAGCTAAATACAGATGGCGTAGAGCCTACAGCGCATATTGTCCCAATAAGCAATGTTTTCCGCGAAGATGAAGTTGTGCCATCAATGGACAGAGAAAAAATCCTTATGAATGCTAAAGAAAAAGAAGATGGATGCTTTAAAGTACCAAAGATAATCGAGTGA
- the ligA gene encoding NAD-dependent DNA ligase LigA gives MTIEDRIKELRDKLNHHSYMYYVLDKPEISDYEYDMMMRELIELEEKYPQFKTPDSPTQRVGGEPLKEFEPFTHVVPMQSLANAFSEGELRDFDRRVRASVGDVEYVVEFKIDGLSVELIYENGFFTVGSTRGDGIIGENVTNNLKTIKSIPLRLKDDLNLIVRGEVFMPKASFEKLNEERELNGESLFANPRNAAAGSLRQLNPKITAKRDLDIFVFNLQRIDGIELKTHAEALEFLKYQGFKVSPHIKVCRNIDEVIDDINYIRDIRDGLPYETDGAVVKVNDLEKRDILGSTAKDPRWAIAFKYPAERQKTKVKDIVVQVGRTGALTPTAILEPVKIAGSIVSRATLHNEDYIREKDIRIGDTVIIQKAGEIIPEVVSVVAEERDGSEKFFIMPEVCPECGAATVRLPGESVTKCTGLNCPAKLKRGIIHFASKDAMDIDGLGPAVIGQLLDNHLIHNISDLYYLKYDDLVKLDRMGDKSAKNLINAIEESKGRDLDRLIFGLGIDLIGSKAAGILASHFKTMESLEKATFEELTEIEEIGPKMADSVVAFFKEKQNLNIIDRLKAAGVNMRKKDAINVNDDFKGLTFVLTGTLEKYTRDEAKKLIEERGGKVTGSVSKKTDYVVVGADPGSKLSKAQELGVKILNEEQFENMLKQ, from the coding sequence ATGACGATAGAAGACAGGATAAAGGAATTGAGAGATAAGCTTAATCATCACAGCTACATGTACTATGTACTGGACAAGCCAGAGATATCCGACTACGAATACGACATGATGATGAGAGAGCTCATTGAGTTAGAAGAAAAGTACCCTCAATTTAAGACACCTGATTCACCCACTCAAAGGGTTGGCGGCGAACCTTTGAAAGAGTTTGAACCATTTACACATGTAGTGCCGATGCAAAGTTTGGCAAATGCTTTTTCTGAAGGCGAGCTTAGAGATTTTGACAGGAGAGTAAGAGCATCTGTCGGTGATGTAGAATACGTAGTAGAGTTTAAAATTGACGGTTTATCTGTGGAGCTTATATATGAAAATGGCTTTTTTACTGTCGGCTCCACGAGAGGTGATGGAATTATAGGTGAAAATGTGACAAACAATCTAAAAACCATTAAATCAATTCCTTTAAGACTTAAAGATGATTTAAACCTCATCGTAAGAGGTGAGGTTTTTATGCCTAAGGCTTCATTTGAAAAGTTAAACGAAGAAAGAGAATTAAACGGAGAAAGCCTTTTTGCAAATCCGAGAAATGCTGCTGCTGGATCACTTAGGCAATTAAATCCTAAAATCACGGCTAAAAGAGATCTGGACATTTTCGTATTTAATTTACAGAGAATAGATGGAATAGAATTAAAAACGCATGCCGAAGCATTAGAATTTTTGAAATATCAAGGATTTAAAGTAAGCCCCCATATTAAAGTATGTAGAAATATAGACGAAGTCATTGATGACATAAATTACATAAGGGACATAAGGGATGGTTTGCCTTATGAAACAGATGGCGCTGTTGTCAAGGTAAATGATTTGGAGAAAAGGGATATTTTAGGTTCTACTGCAAAGGATCCTCGTTGGGCAATCGCATTTAAGTATCCAGCAGAAAGACAAAAGACGAAAGTCAAAGACATAGTAGTTCAGGTTGGAAGGACCGGTGCATTGACGCCAACTGCCATATTAGAGCCTGTGAAAATTGCAGGTTCCATCGTATCAAGAGCGACGCTTCACAATGAAGATTACATAAGAGAAAAGGACATAAGAATCGGTGATACGGTGATAATCCAAAAAGCAGGCGAAATCATACCTGAAGTTGTAAGTGTTGTAGCAGAAGAAAGAGATGGCAGCGAGAAGTTTTTTATCATGCCAGAAGTGTGTCCTGAGTGCGGTGCTGCAACAGTGAGGCTTCCAGGTGAATCTGTGACTAAGTGCACAGGTTTAAACTGTCCTGCTAAGTTAAAAAGAGGCATAATACACTTTGCATCTAAAGATGCCATGGACATAGATGGATTAGGACCAGCGGTAATAGGACAGCTTCTTGACAACCATCTTATACACAATATATCAGATCTGTATTATTTGAAGTACGATGATTTGGTAAAACTTGATAGGATGGGAGATAAATCAGCAAAGAATCTCATCAATGCTATAGAAGAAAGCAAAGGCAGAGATTTAGACAGATTGATTTTTGGGCTTGGCATTGATCTCATTGGAAGCAAAGCTGCCGGCATTTTAGCCAGTCATTTCAAGACGATGGAATCTCTTGAGAAAGCTACTTTTGAGGAGCTTACTGAAATAGAGGAAATTGGCCCTAAGATGGCAGACAGTGTGGTAGCCTTTTTTAAGGAAAAGCAAAATCTCAATATAATAGACAGATTGAAAGCTGCTGGTGTAAATATGCGCAAGAAGGATGCAATAAATGTTAATGACGATTTTAAAGGACTTACTTTTGTCTTAACTGGAACACTTGAAAAGTACACAAGAGATGAGGCTAAAAAGCTTATAGAAGAAAGAGGGGGAAAAGTGACAGGTTCTGTCAGCAAAAAGACAGATTATGTCGTTGTAGGTGCAGATCCAGGTTCAAAGCTTTCAAAAGCACAAGAGCTTGGAGTAAAGATTTTAAATGAAGAACAGTTTGAAAACATGTTGAAACAATGA
- a CDS encoding YerC/YecD family TrpR-related protein, whose translation MYDSKIKDENVDKLFEAILMLKDMEECYRFFEDIATINEVKSLAQRLQVAKMLRDRKTYIEIAEKTGASTATISRVNRALNYGANGYNLILDRLKEKSR comes from the coding sequence ATGTACGATTCTAAAATAAAGGACGAGAACGTGGACAAGCTTTTTGAAGCGATTTTAATGCTTAAAGACATGGAAGAATGTTATCGTTTTTTTGAAGATATAGCTACCATAAACGAGGTTAAATCGCTGGCTCAAAGACTTCAAGTGGCTAAAATGTTAAGAGATAGGAAGACGTATATTGAAATAGCCGAAAAGACAGGAGCCAGCACCGCTACAATAAGCAGAGTCAACAGGGCGCTTAATTATGGAGCAAATGGATACAATTTGATTTTAGATAGATTAAAGGAAAAATCTCGGTAG
- the pcrA gene encoding DNA helicase PcrA, whose translation MNILEGLNDRQKEAVVTTEGPVLILAGAGSGKTRVLTHRIAYLVREKNVSPANIIAITFTNKAAEEMKDRVESLLGYVGDIWVSTFHSACVRILRRDIEKIGYDRNFVIYDTQDQKTLISDCIKELNLNDKQYTIKGMLAAISKAKDKMISPDDYLLEFGNDYRNKKIADVYKLYQKKLKKDNALDFDDIIIKTIELFQKNEDILRYYQNKFRYIMIDEYQDTNRPQYEFVNLLAQKYRNLCVVGDDDQSIYGWRGADIKNILDFEKDYPEAKVIKLEQNYRSTQVILDAANSVIDNNVKRKRKRLWTDNKNGEKIVVWEAQNERDEANFIIETIKNLVSEGRKYSDFAVLYRTNAQSRIFEEACMANDVPYKLVGALRFYDRKEIKDIIAYLRILINPYDDVSLKRIINVPKRGIGESTVASLEKYAVEHDTSMYFAIPNVEVSGRTRKALDSFKEFIDDLISQLDFMTVTEVIDYVLDKTGYIEELKADGTEESEGRIENINEFIGAAREFMESSQDKSLEAFLSSITLVSDIDTAGEIGESLVLMTLHSAKGLEFPVVFIAGMEEGIFPNSMSFVDEHELEEERRLCYVGITRAKERLFMTYARNRNLYGKPQYNTASRFINEIPRDLVIEYDKGTVKRNDYVSVSSYINTFARKANNKENYNPGDKVEHKLWGIGTVVSVDGSGDDKELTVAFPNVGIKRLSLKYAPIRAIS comes from the coding sequence ATGAATATTCTTGAAGGATTAAATGACAGACAGAAGGAGGCAGTTGTCACTACAGAAGGACCTGTTTTGATTTTGGCTGGTGCAGGCAGCGGCAAGACGAGAGTTTTGACACATAGAATTGCATACCTTGTAAGGGAGAAAAATGTGTCACCAGCTAACATCATCGCCATTACATTTACAAACAAAGCAGCAGAAGAAATGAAGGACAGAGTTGAGTCGCTTTTAGGATATGTAGGAGATATATGGGTTTCTACATTCCATTCAGCATGTGTCCGCATATTGAGAAGGGATATTGAAAAGATAGGGTACGATAGAAATTTTGTAATATACGATACGCAAGATCAAAAAACGCTGATTTCTGACTGTATAAAAGAGTTGAATTTAAATGACAAGCAGTACACAATAAAAGGAATGTTAGCTGCCATATCAAAGGCAAAAGACAAGATGATATCGCCAGACGACTATTTGCTGGAATTTGGCAATGACTACAGAAATAAAAAAATTGCTGATGTTTATAAGCTGTACCAAAAGAAGCTTAAGAAGGACAATGCACTGGATTTCGATGATATAATAATAAAGACCATAGAACTTTTTCAAAAAAACGAGGACATATTGAGGTATTATCAAAACAAATTCAGGTATATAATGATAGATGAGTATCAAGATACAAATAGGCCACAGTATGAATTTGTAAATTTATTGGCCCAAAAGTACAGAAACCTTTGTGTCGTAGGTGATGATGATCAAAGCATATATGGATGGAGAGGGGCCGACATAAAGAATATTTTAGACTTTGAGAAAGATTATCCAGAGGCTAAGGTTATAAAGCTTGAACAAAATTACCGCTCAACGCAGGTTATACTTGATGCGGCCAACAGCGTCATTGACAATAATGTTAAAAGAAAAAGAAAAAGACTGTGGACAGATAATAAAAACGGTGAAAAGATTGTCGTATGGGAAGCACAAAATGAGAGGGATGAGGCTAATTTCATCATAGAGACGATAAAAAACTTGGTTTCTGAGGGGAGAAAATATTCGGATTTTGCTGTCTTATACAGGACAAATGCCCAGTCCCGTATATTTGAAGAAGCTTGTATGGCGAATGACGTACCGTATAAATTAGTTGGAGCATTGAGGTTTTACGATCGAAAAGAGATAAAAGACATTATTGCGTATTTAAGGATTCTTATAAATCCATACGATGATGTATCATTAAAAAGGATAATAAATGTGCCTAAAAGAGGCATTGGTGAGTCAACTGTAGCTTCTTTAGAAAAATACGCTGTAGAACATGACACAAGCATGTACTTTGCAATTCCTAATGTTGAAGTCAGCGGAAGAACGAGAAAGGCACTTGATAGCTTTAAAGAGTTTATTGACGATCTGATAAGCCAGCTTGACTTTATGACTGTCACTGAAGTTATCGATTATGTACTGGATAAAACTGGATATATAGAGGAGCTTAAGGCCGACGGCACTGAAGAATCTGAAGGAAGAATAGAAAATATAAATGAGTTTATCGGTGCAGCACGTGAATTCATGGAAAGCTCCCAGGACAAGTCTTTAGAAGCTTTTTTGTCAAGCATAACATTGGTATCTGATATTGATACGGCAGGTGAAATAGGAGAAAGCTTAGTTTTAATGACGCTACACTCAGCTAAAGGGCTTGAATTTCCCGTCGTATTTATAGCAGGTATGGAAGAAGGGATATTTCCTAATTCTATGTCATTTGTGGACGAGCATGAACTGGAGGAAGAAAGAAGGCTGTGTTATGTAGGCATAACTCGGGCAAAAGAAAGGCTTTTTATGACTTATGCGAGAAATAGAAATCTGTACGGCAAGCCACAGTACAATACGGCTTCAAGGTTTATCAATGAAATTCCTCGAGATTTGGTCATTGAATACGACAAAGGCACTGTTAAAAGAAATGATTATGTTTCAGTTTCATCGTATATAAATACTTTTGCCAGGAAGGCGAATAATAAAGAAAACTACAACCCAGGAGATAAGGTTGAGCACAAATTATGGGGCATTGGAACTGTAGTGAGCGTGGATGGAAGCGGCGATGACAAGGAATTGACTGTTGCATTTCCTAATGTTGGCATAAAGAGGTTGTCTTTGAAGTACGCTCCAATCAGGGCTATATCGTAA
- a CDS encoding PTS sugar transporter subunit IIB, with protein MAIHGVILCSWGATSSALAKKVTDEAKKQGLDVTVDAGGTGEFKKKAEEYDVALLEPQVRHLKKEVETIAEKFGIPVDIVDMQAFALMDAKKILNQIIELAKKNGKDA; from the coding sequence ATGGCTATACATGGTGTTATATTGTGCAGTTGGGGTGCTACATCAAGTGCATTAGCAAAAAAAGTGACTGATGAAGCAAAAAAGCAAGGTTTAGATGTGACAGTAGATGCGGGAGGCACAGGTGAATTCAAGAAAAAAGCTGAAGAATACGATGTTGCTCTTTTGGAGCCGCAGGTAAGGCATTTAAAGAAGGAAGTTGAGACGATAGCTGAAAAGTTTGGCATTCCTGTTGACATCGTTGATATGCAGGCTTTTGCACTTATGGATGCAAAAAAGATATTGAATCAGATCATCGAGCTTGCTAAGAAAAATGGAAAAGATGCATAG